A stretch of Microcoleus sp. FACHB-68 DNA encodes these proteins:
- a CDS encoding calcium-binding protein, with translation MTVYTGTAGNDYFIGGEEDDSLFGYAGDDTLDGGGGNNYIEGGAGNDSLRGGDGNDFLDGGEGDDTVFAGDGFGDATVIGGGGNDSLKGGYGNDTLDGGIGNDTIFAGDGYAMATVIGGEGNDWLYALVGDNYFDAGTGNDTVVGGDHDGSIKGGEGDDSLDGERGNDTIDGEAGNDILRGTYLNGGEGNDLLSISVGGADGIFYGGAGNDTFYDGEGFHQMYGEDGDDWLLVGPSARGGFLDGGNGNDWIESEGGRGSITGLGGEGNDTLLSGLGNDSLDGGNGNDLLFFNGYGGIGLSTNNTLIGGAGDDTLVDEQQRSYLDAGDDNDLLYSRGFDSTLNGGAGDDTLDSNGGNLLDGGEGNDLLYSSGYGNNNLIGGAGDDTLSSYGSNLLDGGEGNDLVYSNFYGGNNTLMGGAGNDKLIGDINSELLEGGEGNDYIVGDSGYYAFDRDTLRGGGGNDFLDGGSGSDSLEGGDGNDTLNGGTDGDDTLDGGAGNDILRGASGGEAGGQATIYGAQGDDIIYGSSSKHSSNDYLDGGTGNDTIVGYGSSFGTSYATLIGGEGNDSLVTGVNYGVSNLDGGAGNDTLIGSYGDDYLQGGAGNDTIEGGYSNDTLIGGPGLDSLSGSFGNDLYIVENANEIIKENLDAGKDSVESSVSFTLGANLENLILTGTATINGTGNALDNIITGNEANNVLNGRDGNDTLIGGAGNDNLIGGNGRDWLIGGTGNDALTLGSDQVTDTVVYATGDGSDTLNQFLRGAGGDAIAFIDIAAIDVVKSGSSTQLRLADGISGNSGFGSGQVLLTLVGSTGFNAGNMSENVASENTAQFFFS, from the coding sequence ATGACAGTTTACACAGGTACTGCGGGTAATGACTACTTTATAGGTGGAGAGGAAGATGATTCTTTATTTGGATATGCCGGCGATGACACCCTAGATGGGGGAGGTGGCAATAACTATATAGAAGGAGGTGCCGGTAATGACAGTCTTAGAGGTGGTGATGGCAATGACTTTCTCGATGGCGGGGAAGGTGATGACACCGTATTTGCCGGCGATGGCTTTGGTGACGCCACTGTTATTGGCGGAGGCGGCAATGACTCGCTCAAAGGCGGTTATGGCAATGACACCCTAGATGGCGGCATTGGCAATGACACTATATTTGCCGGCGATGGCTATGCTATGGCCACCGTTATTGGCGGGGAAGGTAATGACTGGCTATACGCTCTAGTCGGCGACAACTACTTTGATGCCGGCACCGGCAATGACACAGTTGTGGGTGGGGACCACGATGGCTCTATTAAGGGAGGAGAGGGCGATGACTCGCTCGATGGCGAACGGGGGAATGACACCATAGATGGGGAAGCCGGCAACGACATACTGAGAGGAACGTACCTCAACGGCGGAGAGGGCAATGACTTGCTTTCTATCAGTGTTGGTGGTGCTGATGGCATTTTCTATGGCGGAGCGGGGAACGACACCTTCTATGACGGAGAAGGTTTTCACCAGATGTATGGCGAAGACGGTGACGATTGGCTGCTTGTTGGCCCTAGCGCTAGGGGTGGCTTCCTTGATGGCGGCAATGGCAATGACTGGATCGAAAGCGAGGGTGGCAGAGGCAGTATTACCGGCTTGGGTGGTGAAGGCAATGACACACTGCTCAGCGGTCTCGGTAATGACTCTTTAGATGGCGGGAATGGAAATGACTTGCTGTTTTTTAATGGGTATGGCGGGATCGGTTTGAGCACTAATAATACCCTCATCGGAGGAGCCGGCGATGACACACTGGTTGACGAGCAGCAGAGGAGCTACCTCGATGCTGGGGATGACAATGACTTGCTTTATAGCAGGGGATTCGACAGCACCCTCAATGGAGGAGCCGGCGATGATACCCTCGATAGCAATGGAGGTAACTTACTGGACGGGGGAGAGGGCAATGACTTGCTTTATAGCAGCGGCTATGGCAATAACAACCTGATCGGAGGAGCCGGCGATGATACCCTCAGTAGCTATGGCAGTAACTTACTGGACGGGGGAGAGGGCAATGACTTGGTTTATAGCAATTTTTATGGTGGTAATAACACTCTCATGGGAGGAGCCGGCAATGACAAGCTTATCGGAGACATTAATTCTGAGTTGCTTGAGGGTGGGGAAGGCAATGACTATATCGTCGGCGATTCGGGTTACTATGCCTTTGATCGTGACACCCTAAGAGGCGGAGGGGGTAATGATTTTCTCGATGGGGGAAGTGGCAGTGACTCGCTCGAAGGCGGGGACGGCAATGACACCCTAAACGGTGGAACTGATGGCGATGATACTCTCGATGGGGGAGCCGGCAATGACATTTTAAGAGGAGCCAGCGGAGGGGAGGCCGGTGGTCAGGCCACAATTTATGGCGCACAGGGCGATGACATTATCTATGGCAGCTCTTCAAAGCATAGTTCCAATGACTACTTGGATGGCGGCACCGGCAATGACACGATCGTTGGCTATGGTAGTAGTTTTGGCACAAGCTATGCAACCCTAATCGGTGGTGAGGGTAATGACTCTCTCGTGACAGGGGTGAATTACGGTGTGAGCAACCTGGATGGCGGTGCCGGCAATGATACTCTCATCGGTTCCTATGGCGATGACTACTTGCAAGGGGGAGCCGGCAATGACACTATCGAGGGCGGCTATAGCAACGATACCCTGATTGGCGGCCCTGGACTCGACAGCCTCAGTGGCAGTTTTGGCAACGATCTCTACATCGTTGAAAATGCCAACGAAATTATCAAAGAAAACTTGGATGCCGGCAAGGATAGCGTCGAGTCTAGCGTCAGCTTCACCTTGGGGGCCAACCTCGAAAACCTTATCCTAACGGGCACAGCCACAATTAACGGCACCGGCAACGCCCTTGACAATATCATCACCGGCAATGAAGCGAACAACGTCCTCAATGGTCGTGATGGCAACGATACCTTGATTGGGGGTGCCGGCAACGACAACTTAATTGGCGGCAATGGCAGGGACTGGTTGATTGGGGGAACCGGCAACGATGCGCTTACCCTGGGTAGCGATCAGGTCACTGACACCGTTGTTTATGCTACCGGGGATGGAAGTGATACGCTGAATCAATTTCTCCGGGGTGCTGGGGGTGATGCGATCGCATTTATTGACATTGCTGCGATTGATGTTGTCAAGAGTGGCAGCAGCACACAATTGCGTTTAGCCGATGGCATTTCTGGCAATAGCGGCTTTGGCAGTGGACAGGTGCTGCTAACTCTGGTGGGAAGCACGGGTTTCAATGCCGGCAATATGAGTGAGAATGTCGCATCTGAGAACACAGCGCAGTTCTTCTTTAGCTAA
- a CDS encoding nucleoside triphosphate pyrophosphatase, with protein MGLPLLLLASASPARRRLLQSAGIPPIVCPSDIDESQIQTSNPAELVQTLAKLKAESIAERLKVGDLPAHTLEEAPSLASWLILGCDSVLWLKGEIHGKPADSAEAIARWQQMRGSIGELYTGHTLIDLAQGKTLVRYQITRVYFANVSDSEIEAYVATGEPLQCAGCFALEGKGGLFVEKLEGCHTNVIGLSLPLLRHMIGELGYNVTDFWQPQPA; from the coding sequence ATGGGACTGCCTTTATTGTTACTCGCCTCTGCATCCCCTGCGCGACGCCGGTTACTGCAAAGCGCCGGCATCCCTCCCATTGTCTGCCCTAGCGACATTGATGAGTCGCAAATTCAAACCAGCAACCCAGCCGAATTGGTGCAAACCCTCGCCAAACTGAAAGCTGAAAGCATTGCAGAACGCTTGAAAGTTGGGGATTTGCCGGCTCATACCTTGGAAGAAGCACCAAGTTTGGCGTCCTGGCTGATTTTGGGGTGTGATTCGGTTTTGTGGCTAAAAGGTGAAATTCACGGCAAGCCGGCTGACTCAGCCGAAGCGATCGCACGCTGGCAGCAAATGCGCGGATCGATTGGAGAACTCTACACCGGCCATACATTAATTGATTTGGCTCAAGGGAAAACACTCGTGCGCTACCAGATCACGCGAGTTTATTTTGCCAATGTCAGCGATAGCGAAATTGAAGCTTATGTTGCTACCGGCGAACCGCTTCAGTGCGCCGGTTGCTTCGCCCTCGAAGGCAAAGGCGGTCTTTTTGTCGAAAAACTTGAAGGTTGCCACACTAACGTCATTGGCCTGAGTTTGCCACTGCTGCGGCACATGATTGGCGAACTTGGGTATAACGTGACAGATTTTTGGCAACCCCAACCGGCTTAA
- the psbP gene encoding photosystem II reaction center PsbP: MIKRIAAILLVILTVTLSGCVATATAGLKGYVDTTDGYKFLYPNGWVETKVNNGPDVVFRDLIQETENVSVVINPMPANKTLADLGTPSEVGYKLSKSSLGPPNSGREAELVNAEQKQVGDKTYYILEHTIKLPTQQRHNLASVAIGRGKLYTLSASATEERWPKVQQLFEQVVNSFSLD; the protein is encoded by the coding sequence ATGATCAAACGAATTGCAGCAATACTTCTCGTCATACTTACCGTAACCCTAAGCGGTTGCGTAGCTACCGCCACCGCCGGCTTAAAAGGCTACGTCGATACCACCGATGGGTATAAATTCCTCTATCCTAATGGCTGGGTGGAAACGAAAGTCAACAACGGCCCAGATGTTGTGTTTCGGGACTTAATTCAGGAAACCGAGAACGTCAGCGTCGTAATCAATCCAATGCCGGCAAATAAAACCCTCGCTGATTTAGGAACGCCTAGCGAAGTGGGTTACAAACTCTCCAAAAGCAGCCTTGGCCCTCCCAACTCAGGACGCGAAGCAGAATTAGTCAATGCTGAGCAGAAGCAGGTCGGCGACAAGACTTACTATATATTGGAACATACGATTAAACTGCCCACTCAACAACGGCACAATCTGGCCAGTGTGGCCATTGGTCGGGGTAAACTCTACACCTTAAGCGCTTCAGCAACAGAAGAACGCTGGCCAAAAGTGCAGCAGTTGTTTGAGCAAGTCGTCAATTCTTTCTCTCTTGATTAG